From the Leucobacter tenebrionis genome, one window contains:
- a CDS encoding ABC transporter substrate-binding protein, translating to MNSRALLRSAALVTTALLLGGTLAACSSNGDGDDTASGSVVDASTATSAADLGGFDALVEAAQAEGELNVIALPEDWANYGAIIAGFEEEYGIAVNSASPDASSAEEIQAAENLKGQDTAPDVFDLGAAVALENTDKFAPYKVETWDDIPDENKHPEGLWVNNYSGVMSIGYDSDKLPEPTSLDDLLSDDYRGAVALNGDPTQAGAAFAAVGWIAALNGGGVDDFGPGIDFVGQLRGAGNFLTLDPTPATIASGETPAVFDWSFNNVAAAADKPSWKTTVIPGAAYVSFYNEAINADAPHPAAARLWQEWIFSDEAQALFLEGNAVPVRVDALKASGAADEGVIEAATFGTEGDDWISPDQAQTESANEVLAERWAATIK from the coding sequence GTGAATTCTCGCGCACTCCTGCGCTCCGCAGCTCTGGTCACCACCGCCCTCCTGCTGGGCGGCACCCTCGCGGCCTGCTCCTCGAACGGCGACGGCGACGACACCGCTTCTGGGAGCGTCGTCGATGCCTCGACCGCCACCAGCGCCGCCGATCTCGGCGGCTTCGACGCGCTCGTCGAGGCCGCTCAAGCCGAGGGCGAGCTCAACGTGATCGCGCTGCCCGAGGACTGGGCCAACTACGGCGCGATCATCGCCGGCTTCGAGGAGGAGTACGGCATCGCGGTCAACTCCGCGTCGCCCGACGCGTCGAGCGCCGAGGAAATCCAGGCCGCCGAGAATCTCAAGGGCCAGGACACCGCCCCCGACGTCTTCGACCTCGGCGCGGCCGTCGCGCTCGAGAACACCGACAAGTTCGCGCCTTACAAGGTCGAGACCTGGGATGACATCCCCGACGAGAACAAGCACCCCGAAGGGCTCTGGGTGAACAACTACTCGGGCGTCATGTCGATCGGCTACGACAGCGACAAGCTGCCCGAGCCCACCTCGCTCGACGATCTGCTGAGCGACGACTACCGCGGTGCGGTCGCGCTGAACGGCGACCCGACGCAGGCCGGTGCGGCGTTCGCCGCGGTGGGCTGGATCGCGGCGCTGAACGGCGGCGGCGTCGACGACTTCGGCCCCGGCATCGACTTCGTGGGTCAGCTGCGCGGAGCGGGCAACTTCCTCACCCTCGACCCCACGCCCGCGACCATCGCGTCGGGCGAGACCCCGGCCGTGTTCGACTGGTCGTTCAACAACGTCGCCGCCGCGGCCGACAAGCCGAGCTGGAAGACCACGGTCATCCCCGGCGCCGCGTACGTCAGCTTCTACAACGAGGCCATCAATGCCGACGCCCCGCACCCGGCGGCCGCCCGCCTCTGGCAGGAGTGGATCTTCTCGGACGAGGCGCAGGCCCTGTTCCTCGAGGGGAACGCCGTGCCCGTGCGCGTCGACGCCCTGAAGGCCTCGGGCGCCGCCGATGAGGGTGTCATCGAGGCAGCGACGTTCGGAACGGAGGGCGACGACTGGATCTCGCCCGACCAGGCGCAGACCGAGTCCGCGAACGAGGTGCTCGCCGAGCGCTGGGCCGCGACGATCAAGTGA
- a CDS encoding ABC transporter permease, whose translation MKSRILPALGLAPFAAYVLLFLAVPTLLAIGSGFFDDEGFTLDNLGALLAPATLEAFGASVWVSALTAAIGAVVGAVLCWALAALPETGPLRRVVDSASSVLAQFGGVMLAFAFIATIGIQGIVTVVLRERGGVDIYSGGVWLYELPGLILPYLYFQVPLMVITFLPAVSALRPGWAEAVATLGGSSGAYWLRVGLPMLAPAFLGSLLLLFANAFSSYATAAALISQGSQIVPLQIRAALIGETGGSSASSAGALALGMIVVMTAVMLVYGRLMARAARWQR comes from the coding sequence ATGAAGTCGCGCATCCTCCCGGCACTCGGGCTCGCCCCGTTTGCGGCCTACGTGCTGCTGTTCCTCGCCGTGCCCACGCTGCTCGCCATCGGCAGCGGGTTCTTCGACGACGAGGGGTTCACCCTCGACAACCTGGGCGCGCTGCTCGCCCCCGCCACGCTCGAGGCGTTCGGCGCCAGCGTCTGGGTGAGCGCCCTCACCGCCGCCATCGGCGCGGTGGTGGGAGCGGTGCTCTGCTGGGCCCTCGCGGCTCTGCCCGAGACGGGGCCGCTGCGCCGGGTCGTCGACTCGGCCAGCTCCGTGCTGGCGCAGTTCGGCGGTGTCATGCTCGCCTTCGCGTTCATCGCGACCATCGGCATCCAAGGCATCGTCACGGTGGTGCTGCGCGAGCGGGGCGGGGTCGACATCTATTCGGGCGGCGTCTGGCTCTACGAGCTGCCCGGCCTCATCCTGCCCTATCTCTACTTCCAGGTGCCCCTCATGGTCATCACCTTCCTGCCCGCCGTCAGCGCGCTGCGGCCGGGCTGGGCAGAGGCGGTCGCCACGCTGGGCGGGTCGAGCGGCGCGTACTGGCTGCGGGTCGGCCTGCCGATGCTCGCGCCCGCGTTCCTCGGCTCGCTGCTGCTGCTGTTCGCCAACGCGTTCTCGTCGTACGCGACCGCGGCGGCGCTCATCAGCCAGGGCTCGCAGATCGTGCCGCTGCAGATCCGCGCCGCCCTCATCGGCGAGACCGGCGGCAGCAGCGCGAGCTCGGCGGGCGCCCTCGCGCTCGGCATGATCGTCGTGATGACCGCGGTGATGCTCGTCTACGGGCGGCTCATGGCGCGCGCCGCGAGGTGGCAGCGATGA
- a CDS encoding ABC transporter permease translates to MSARVTGRPSPVAARIVVAVVGGLFLIPLVAMLEFTLRQTAGGYGLEHWAALFDPENARRYRTLFQGIGNSFALAAIALAIVLVLFFPTIVLVHLRFPRLERGLDLLTVLPIAIPAIVLVVGFAPVYRVIGQLFGSGAWTLGLAYGVLVLPFAYRAIVADLQGMDARTRAEAARSLGAGWGTVLVRVIAPGVRRGLLAASLLTIAIVLGEFTVSSLLNRTTLQVALLQVSKSDPFAAVIVSLLSLIGAFAVLLAVSSTGSAKRRGARRVGGPVAGALAAPGAPAAPAPVSATAKES, encoded by the coding sequence ATGAGCGCGCGAGTGACCGGGCGCCCCTCGCCCGTCGCCGCCCGCATCGTCGTCGCGGTCGTCGGCGGCCTCTTCCTGATCCCGCTGGTCGCCATGCTCGAGTTCACACTGCGGCAGACCGCCGGCGGCTACGGCCTCGAGCACTGGGCGGCGCTGTTCGATCCCGAGAACGCGCGCAGGTACCGCACGCTGTTCCAGGGCATCGGCAACTCCTTCGCGCTCGCGGCCATCGCACTCGCGATCGTGCTCGTGCTGTTCTTCCCCACGATCGTGCTGGTGCACCTGCGCTTCCCGCGCCTCGAGCGCGGGCTCGACCTGCTCACCGTGCTGCCGATCGCGATCCCCGCGATCGTGCTCGTGGTGGGCTTCGCACCCGTCTACCGGGTGATCGGGCAGCTGTTCGGGTCGGGGGCCTGGACGCTCGGACTCGCCTACGGCGTGCTCGTGCTGCCGTTCGCGTACCGCGCCATCGTGGCCGATCTGCAGGGCATGGACGCCCGCACCCGCGCCGAGGCCGCCCGGTCGCTCGGCGCGGGCTGGGGCACCGTGCTCGTGCGGGTCATCGCGCCGGGCGTGCGGCGAGGCCTGCTCGCCGCCTCGCTGCTTACCATCGCGATCGTGCTCGGCGAGTTCACCGTCTCGTCGCTGCTCAACCGCACGACCCTGCAGGTCGCGCTGCTGCAGGTGTCGAAGTCCGACCCGTTCGCGGCCGTCATCGTCTCGCTGCTCTCGCTCATCGGCGCCTTCGCCGTGCTGCTCGCGGTGAGCAGCACCGGATCGGCGAAGCGGCGAGGCGCGCGACGCGTCGGCGGCCCCGTCGCGGGCGCGCTCGCCGCACCCGGCGCCCCGGCCGCGCCCGCCCCCGTTTCCGCCACCGCCAAGGAGTCCTGA
- a CDS encoding ABC transporter ATP-binding protein, with product MSTDPSTTGSSVRLERVAKSYGSTTVLHGVDLELAPGELICLLGPSGCGKTTALRCIAGLEPVSGGRVLIGGDDVTGVPVNRRDIGMVFQQYSLFPHLTVARNVEFGLEMRRVPRAERAARSADMLDIVGLSHLAERFPHELSGGQQQRVALARALVTRPRALLLDEPLSALDAKVRVRLREQIRLIQTELGITTVFVTHDQEEALAVSDRVAVMEGGRIAQLGTPEELYRRPASPFVADFVGLSNRVDGRLEGDRVIVRGAELPVVAPPATGGAEVRVYVRPEHVRLGAGSQRGAGQLDAVVVSSGFLGPIRRTIVQFADGDTLAVQHSAEAAYGAGDRVRVSFAAEPVTVAPRS from the coding sequence GTGTCCACCGATCCCTCGACCACCGGTTCCTCGGTCCGCCTGGAGCGGGTCGCCAAGTCCTACGGCTCCACCACGGTGCTGCACGGCGTCGACCTCGAGCTCGCCCCCGGAGAGCTGATCTGCCTGCTCGGCCCCTCGGGCTGCGGCAAGACGACCGCGCTGCGCTGCATCGCCGGGCTCGAGCCCGTCTCGGGCGGCCGCGTGCTCATCGGCGGCGACGACGTCACGGGGGTGCCAGTGAACCGCCGCGACATCGGCATGGTCTTCCAGCAGTACTCGCTCTTCCCCCACCTCACGGTGGCGCGCAACGTCGAGTTCGGCCTCGAGATGCGGCGCGTGCCGAGGGCCGAGCGGGCGGCGCGCAGCGCCGACATGCTCGACATCGTGGGCCTCTCGCACCTCGCCGAGCGCTTTCCGCACGAGCTGTCGGGCGGCCAGCAGCAGCGCGTGGCGCTCGCCCGCGCCCTCGTCACCCGGCCGCGAGCCCTGCTGCTCGACGAGCCGCTCTCGGCGCTCGACGCCAAGGTGCGCGTACGGCTGCGCGAGCAGATCCGGCTCATCCAGACCGAGCTCGGCATCACGACCGTGTTCGTCACCCACGATCAGGAGGAGGCGCTCGCCGTCTCGGACCGGGTCGCCGTGATGGAGGGCGGCCGGATCGCGCAGCTCGGCACGCCCGAAGAGCTCTACCGCCGCCCCGCGTCGCCCTTCGTGGCCGACTTCGTGGGGCTCTCGAACCGGGTCGACGGCCGACTCGAGGGCGATCGGGTAATCGTGCGCGGCGCCGAACTCCCCGTCGTGGCGCCGCCCGCGACCGGCGGCGCCGAGGTTCGGGTCTACGTGCGCCCGGAGCACGTGCGGCTCGGGGCCGGCTCCCAGCGGGGCGCGGGGCAGCTCGACGCAGTGGTGGTGTCGAGCGGATTCCTCGGGCCGATCCGACGCACCATCGTGCAGTTCGCAGATGGCGACACGCTCGCGGTGCAGCACAGCGCCGAGGCGGCCTACGGGGCGGGCGACCGCGTGCGGGTGTCGTTCGCCGCGGAGCCCGTGACGGTGGCGCCGCGGAGCTGA
- a CDS encoding nucleoside deaminase: MDLALAEARRAAGEGEIPVGAVLLGPQGSLLGTGRNAREGDPDPTGHAEVIAIREAARALGDRVLDDCTLVVTLEPCAMCAGAILAARLPRVVFGAWDEKAGAAGSVYDLLRDGRLPHPVPEVVSGVRAEQSTALLREFFEQRR, encoded by the coding sequence ATGGACCTCGCGCTCGCGGAGGCGCGCCGCGCCGCTGGTGAGGGGGAGATCCCCGTGGGCGCGGTGCTGCTGGGGCCGCAGGGCTCGCTGCTCGGCACGGGCCGCAACGCGCGCGAGGGCGATCCGGATCCGACGGGCCACGCCGAGGTCATCGCCATCCGCGAGGCGGCGCGGGCCCTCGGCGACCGGGTGCTCGACGACTGCACGCTCGTGGTCACCCTGGAGCCGTGCGCGATGTGCGCGGGGGCGATCCTCGCCGCGCGCCTGCCGCGGGTCGTGTTCGGCGCGTGGGACGAGAAGGCCGGGGCCGCGGGCAGCGTCTACGACCTGCTGCGCGACGGCCGCCTGCCGCACCCGGTGCCCGAGGTGGTGTCCGGGGTGCGCGCCGAGCAGAGCACCGCGCTGCTGCGAGAGTTCTTCGAGCAGCGTCGGTGA
- the upp gene encoding uracil phosphoribosyltransferase, whose product MRVFVADHPLITHKLTVLRDENTPQPTFRLLIEELMTLLAYEATREVRVEPHGIVTPVSPTTGVRLSEPLPLIVPILRAGLGMLEGMVKLVPTAEVGFLGMVRDEQTLEPTTYAERLPDSLAGRQCFVLDPMLATGGSLAAAIEFLFARGADDVTAICVLGTPEGVEVIRKAAGDRKVTLVLGALDEGLNEQAYIVPGLGDAGDRLYGTVDR is encoded by the coding sequence ATGCGAGTCTTCGTTGCGGATCATCCGCTGATCACCCACAAGCTGACGGTGCTGCGCGACGAGAACACGCCGCAGCCCACGTTCCGGCTGCTCATCGAGGAGCTCATGACGCTGCTCGCCTACGAGGCCACCCGCGAGGTGCGCGTCGAGCCGCACGGGATCGTCACGCCCGTCTCCCCCACCACCGGGGTGCGCCTCAGCGAGCCGCTGCCGCTCATCGTGCCGATCCTGCGGGCCGGTCTCGGCATGCTCGAGGGCATGGTGAAGCTCGTGCCCACCGCCGAGGTGGGTTTCCTCGGCATGGTGCGCGACGAGCAGACGCTCGAGCCCACCACCTACGCCGAGCGTCTGCCCGACTCGCTCGCGGGTCGCCAGTGCTTCGTGCTCGACCCCATGCTCGCGACCGGCGGGTCGCTCGCCGCGGCCATCGAGTTCCTGTTCGCGCGAGGCGCTGACGACGTCACCGCGATCTGCGTGCTCGGCACCCCCGAGGGCGTCGAGGTGATCCGCAAGGCCGCCGGCGACCGCAAGGTGACCCTCGTGCTGGGCGCGCTCGACGAGGGGCTCAACGAGCAGGCGTACATCGTGCCGGGCCTCGGCGACGCGGGCGACCGCCTGTACGGCACCGTCGACCGCTGA